The DNA sequence CAGAGCCCTTTAACAGTCTGGAGCTCCACCCTAGGTATTCACATGGATACAGACACACTCCAACTCCAAAGTCCCAGGAGACAGTCAGAGACTCATACAAGCAGATACATATAAAATTCCCCTCATATATGGACATCCCATAGAGTGTGTAGatacacaggccacacacacagtcacatctatagtgtgcatacacacacacacacactacagagATACACAGACACATACTTCCATCACTGGAATTCCAAGAGACAGTCACCAGcaaacacacacaagcacagaGTCACATATGTACCAATATACACATACAGAGATGCACACTGTCATTAAAATCCCAGGAAACAGTTATAGACATACAGACACCTACACAACCACaaagacacacatatacacacaaggaCCACTCTACATCCATACAGGACAGAATGTGTCAGaatacacatgaacacacacatgcTCAGGCTCCCACAAGACATACATATAGAATACagcaatgagcacacacacacacagagatgcaCAAATACATCATAGACGCATCTTAGTCATTAAAGTCCCAGGAGAGGGTCACAGACTCACATACAGacacataaacacaaacacacacccacaccacaCGCATAAAGGTAAAACATGTAGACTTATATATGGACACATATGCCCATATTCCCACAGATGGAGATAGAAAACACAACTTTTATAATTGAAGTCTTACAGGACACcgcccaaacacacacacaagcacatgaaTGTAAGCTGACCTTACCCACGCATATACAGAACATGTAGGCACACAcggacacacagcacacaggcACGCGCACACACTGGGTTGCACACCTCCGTCACTGAAGTCTCGGGAGAGATTTCTCTTGGGCCGAGACAGAGGGATGTTGTCTACCCACAGGTACAGTTGGTGCAGCGCCTCCTCGTCCACGCTGGCCGCCATTGGCACCCTGGGCAAGGCCAGGCAGTTCCAGCCGTGCAGCGTCCAGCACCAAGTTCACGATCCCTCACAATCCCTCAAACGCCTCTTCTGTGCTACGGAGAGCGCCCAGACCCGCCTCTGCTTCTCTAACCCAGAGATTTACGTCCCCGCTGGGAGCAGCCATATTGTTTTCTTAAACCATGGCAACCATCCTTGACGCGTAAGGAACGGGGGCTTCTGGGAGTTgtagttttctctctctcctctcatgccccAACTTTGAAAAGGCGAGTAGGGGGGCTTGACTTCTCAGCCTCCCCAAAGAAATCACCACTGCACCCACACCACCTACTGACAAACCCCTGGCCCATTCTGGGGCCTGCCAAAGCAAACCAGGCCTTCAGAAATCCTGCACCTCAAGGCTGGGATCCCCTTTCTGGGTACTTTAGCAATCAGTCCTAAGTGAAGGCAACATTCCAGTGTTTGTCAGCCTTATGTGGGTGTCCATTATTAATCATCACCTGCTTCCCATCTGGAATGTGTGATAGGCTGTGTGACAGTGCCTTCTTGCTGAGTCCTTCCTCAAAGATCTGTATTCATAGGGTAATCACAactcccaccccttcccccagcagTGTCCTGGTGGGGCATTTAATATGTAACCAAGACTCCCAGGGAGAACACCAGAACTCAAGGCAGGGCCTTGGGCAGGTCAGTTAACTCCTTGACcctatttcctcctttgtgtAGTGAGGATCTATCTCACTTACTTATCTAAATGGAGTaatggggagaatgggaagggcATTTACAGACCTGTATTTGTATGGAGATTGGCGGAAGGGGAGTTGATAGGTATGAGAGCTGCAAGAGCCCCTGCAGACACTTCCACACCCACCTCCCTCCAAAGAGCTATTCTTCCATGGGTTAGAAACTGATTTGTCATCGGTTCCATTTACTGGACCTCTCTGTTTCTGTGTTCTCATGGTTTTGCCTACCTCTTAGGGGCTCTGTGAACAGCCAAAGTATTtagcatagtacctggcacacagcaagagCCCTATTAACATCAGCTGGTGTTACCTTTTTTCCAGCAAGAGGTGTTCTCGCAGGCAGGGGAAACATTGAAGTGATAGGCCTATAGTTTTTGAGGTGAGGAACTTGGGTTGGAAGGCTACTGCTCCCACCTGCTTACACCAGAGCAGGCCACGGGGTAGGCTGGGCTTCCGTAGGCCTTTCCGATCTCCTCCAGGGATctgatggggatggggatgggggatGATGGTAAGGGGAATCTTAACTATTTTTTGCTGTCACTTAGTCTCTACAAAGCATTCAAGTTTCAATCCCTAGAGGGCATCTCTGAGTGCCAGAAGTGTGGGAGGCCAAGTGTGGAACAGTCACTCCACCTTCTTTAGTCATATATAGTGGCCTTGCTTTTCTAGAAGGGAACATACACAGGCAGGCAAGGGACAAAAGGTAACCTGGATTTCACCCCCCTTAACATTCCAGGGTGGAGAGGAGCTGCAAGGAGATGGTAGGGAGGGGGCCACACGGGTGATATGCCAGCCCAGTTAAGGTGGGAAAACCGGTTTGGGGCCCAGCTCAAGTTCAGGCCCTCCCTAACTGGAACCGCTGGGGCCTGTGCGCCTCAGTGAGGGCAGGGAGGTAGGAGCTGAGCCCTGAGCAGAGGAGCCTGCCTTCACCTTTGGACTGGGGGGCCCCCTGGAGGGCACTGCACAGGGAGTTGCAAGTTCATTCTCAGCCTCTTGGGGGTGCAATCAGTCCCCATAAATTTTATCTTCCTCCTGCCACTGTCCCCAAGGATAGCTACTAGGCTTGGAGATGCCAATCACTGCAAGGCCTAAAGAGCTCCCTCTTAAGGCATCAAAGGTCAATCAAGAGATGTCCTGTATACCCCTTCAAACTCCAAACTGGACCCAGGAGCTGCCCCAACACcccttttctctgccttctggCCCCACTCCTACAAGGACCTATTTTATAGGCCCTTGATAGGCCTTGTTCCCAGGTGAGGTACCAATAGTTTAAATTGGTCCAAGGGACTCTTGGTTCTCTCCCTCCTGTCCTAGCCAAGTAACCCCAAACTTGTCTCTGACCCCAAAGTGGTGCAAGACCAGCTTCCTCACACCCACACCCTCGCAAGTGCATTGAAGACCCTGTCCTCACCAAGGCTAGAAAACATTTAGGTATGGTGGTGGCCCCTCACCCCAGGCAGGGCCTAGGGCTGTGGCCACCCTCTCAACATTTGCTTCCATGTTCCACCAGTCAAAGGGAACCAGGGAAGAACATGTTCCCAAGAGAGACGCAAGCCCAGACCATGAAGGATGCACCCTTGGCTGTTAAAACGTTCACCCTCACAAAAGGGGGGTGGACGGATTTATTGAATTCAAACTGGGAAAGGAGAGGCTGGAAGGCTGGACTctgggcccagccccaggccccctgcCCAGGATAGGGCCCTGCCAGAGAGGGAGGTGAGGCAATGGGGCCTGCAGCTGTCCACAAGGGAAGCGCCCATTATGCCCCTGGAGGGCCTcttgggaacctccaatctggaAAGAAAACCAAGGGCGAAAGTAACATGGACTGGGCCAGAAAAAAAGGGACTGGGAGGTGGGGAAGCAGGCAGAAGCAGCCTCGGGAACCTGCGGTGAGTTAGACTGTGCTTTTGAGGTGGCTGGGGGATGAGGGAGGGATGTGGGGGGCTGCCAGCCTTGTGGGGGCCTAGGCTGGACTTCCTCTGGAGCCCTTCCCAGAATGGCTTTGGGGTCCCCTCCACCAAATACTGGTGTGGATGGCAGAGGGGAGAGGCACTCTCTGGCCGGGAGCGTCCAGGGCCCACCCCTGGCTGCTGCTGTGACCTAGTCCACGATGGCATGGTGTGGTAGCACCGGAcagctccccaccctccccacctggtCCCCCAAGCCAAGGGACAAATGGGGAGGAAAGAGGACTCTGAGAAAGAGGCAATAAGCAGGCAGTGAGGCTgatcccagccccaggccctaCCAAGGTGACTGGGCCTATCACAGGATCTGAAGAACATCACTGAAGAATCTGGGGCTCCCCACTCTGGCTCCATCCACAGTGGCTGCCTGGAGGGTCCTTTGCCCTGGGCTGGTGCTGCCACATCCTGGTCAGGGGCATAGCTAGGCCCAGTGGCTCAGCTTTGGTGTCCAAGACCCCGAACTCCTGCCTGCCTGGCGTGGTTCTTCCTGGTCACATGGACCAGATCATGTTCCAAGTGGAGGATGTGGCTCTGCACTCGATCATCAATGGGGAAGGAGGTCAGATACCTCTTGACCATAGCAAAGTAAGCCATGGCCTCTCCGAAGCTGGGCACAGGTACCTCATCACCATCCTCCTCATCTTCATCATCTTCATCCTCCTCgtcctcatcttcctcctcttcctcactgTCCGACTCCGAGTCCTCCTCACCTTCCAGGAAATGGAGGGTAGGGCACTGGGCCTCCTCCTGGGCACCATAGCCCCCGAAGCTGCCACCGGCCTCCACTACCCCCTGGGCCCAGTCCTCGGCCTCCAGGCCCTCAGAGGAGCTCTCTTCCTCCTCGTCGTTGTCATCATCCTCACTGTCCTCAACATCACCCTCctcttccacctcctcctcctcccccagctccccccctgcccccccttcctcctcctcgccctcctcttcctcctcctcctcctcctcctcctccccgtcaccctcctcctcctcctcttcctcctcctcctcttcctcctcctcctcttcctccccctcactCTTGAGGGCAGTAGTGATGGTGGCATTTGGGCCACCCCCAAAGCCAGCCTCACGAAAGCAGGCAGCTATATCAGAAGGCTCCACTCTCTGCCAGGCTGCGGCCACAAAGTGCAGGGCCTCCATAAGGCCCAGCTGCAGGCCTGAACGATCCTGGCCCTCCAGTGCGGCCATGGCCTTGAGCAGCATAGCCTGGCGGTAGTGGCCCTTCACCTGCTGGACCACTCCCCGCTCCAGCGGCTGCACTGCACCCGGAGGGAAGAAGGCCAGCTGTACATGTCGCAGGCCTGAGGTATCCAGGGATTGGGCAGCCAGGCGGCCAGCCAGCAGCAGGACTCGGCGAGACTCTGCAGCCATGCGGGTGTCCAGGGCCTTCAGGTACTTGGCCAGGGCCTGGGTGGTGACACCACCCTTAGAGTTGGCGGTGTAGTCACAGGGCAGGCCTGCTTGGCCTGCACGGGGCTTGGCGGACTTGCCGGCTACAAGCGGGGGCAGCTTCTCGCTGCCATCTGCGTTGGCGCACAGCAGGACACTCAGGCGCTGGGTGGCCCTTCGCGCCCTTCCGTCGCTGCCGCAAAGCCCTGCAGCCTGGTCTGGCAGGAAGTCGTACCATAGACTGGTCTCAGTGGCGCAGAACACGTCCTGGGAGGCGTAGCCCTCAGCCACGGACGGCGGCTGTTCCTCCCGAGCGCGCCAGCCCGTCGAACCCCCGCCGCTGCCCTCCGACGGCACTGCAGGCGGGCTGGTGGGTGCCACTGAGGGCCGTGGGGCAGTGCTGCGAGACCGGGAGCGGGCCACGCCACTGCAGGACACCACACCGTGGCGCCGGCGGAAGCGGTCTAGCCAGCCGTTGGAAGCGGTGAAGTCGTCCATGCCCAGCTCCTCGGCTATACGCAGCGCCTTCTCCTTGAGGATGATGCCCTTGACGGGCAGGCCAGCGGCACGGATCTGTTGGAACCAGGCGATGAGCAGCCCCTCGAGCTTGTCGTAGGGGGACAGCTTGTTGGTCTTGCGGCAGGTGGAGGCCACACCGTACTTGCGCTCCGACGCCAGGATGGCGCGCTTGTTCTTCAGGATGGTGCTCAGCGTGGACGGCGGGATGTTGAAGCGCCGCGCGATCTCGCCCTTGCGCAGGTCCGGGTTCTCCTCCACCTCCTGGATGATCCGCGACTTCTCCCGGAACGTCAGCTGCCGCCGCTTGGGGCCCATCCCGGCGCGCCCCCCGCCCCGGGGCCCGGCGCCACCGCCGCCGCCCCGGGGCGGGGGTCCCGGGCCCGCGGCGGGGGGCACCTGGCGGCCTCCTCCGCGCGCCCCGCCCGAGACAAAGCGGCTCGCGGAGCGGCGGGTTGGGTAGCGACCCGGCTGGGCCGGGGGCACCTTCGAGAGTGCCGGCGGGCGCAGCGCTGAGCTGCGAGCG is a window from the Manis javanica isolate MJ-LG chromosome 5, MJ_LKY, whole genome shotgun sequence genome containing:
- the CENPB gene encoding major centromere autoantigen B, giving the protein MGPKRRQLTFREKSRIIQEVEENPDLRKGEIARRFNIPPSTLSTILKNKRAILASERKYGVASTCRKTNKLSPYDKLEGLLIAWFQQIRAAGLPVKGIILKEKALRIAEELGMDDFTASNGWLDRFRRRHGVVSCSGVARSRSRSTAPRPSVAPTSPPAVPSEGSGGGSTGWRAREEQPPSVAEGYASQDVFCATETSLWYDFLPDQAAGLCGSDGRARRATQRLSVLLCANADGSEKLPPLVAGKSAKPRAGQAGLPCDYTANSKGGVTTQALAKYLKALDTRMAAESRRVLLLAGRLAAQSLDTSGLRHVQLAFFPPGAVQPLERGVVQQVKGHYRQAMLLKAMAALEGQDRSGLQLGLMEALHFVAAAWQRVEPSDIAACFREAGFGGGPNATITTALKSEGEEEEEEEEEEEEEEEEEGDGEEEEEEEEEEEGEEEEGGAGGELGEEEEVEEEGDVEDSEDDDNDEEEESSSEGLEAEDWAQGVVEAGGSFGGYGAQEEAQCPTLHFLEGEEDSESDSEEEEEDEDEEDEDDEDEEDGDEVPVPSFGEAMAYFAMVKRYLTSFPIDDRVQSHILHLEHDLVHVTRKNHARQAGVRGLGHQS